In Acidovorax sp. 106, the following proteins share a genomic window:
- a CDS encoding tripartite tricarboxylate transporter substrate binding protein, whose protein sequence is MSIQQHAQHITRRPLLAALAGMALAGAMPLAHAQPAAFPSKPITMVVPYPAGGANDMLGRLIGQKMGDALGTATVVDNKPGAGALLGAGIVARAPADGYTLLVGGLATHAASPNLLKADYDPLKDFEPIGMIGSAPIIVITATDSPYKTLKDVVDAARKDPQAIMYGSSGNGSPLHLAGELFLSIAKVNMTHIPYKGGNAHIIDLIGGRVPVIFDTATNSMPLLRGGKVRALAVGSAKRLPDLPDVPTLAELGYPQFEFSAWYALFAPAKTPADVSAKLSAALAKTLKLPEVASKLNDLGVSVGSGNAAELRAFLPAEYQRVGNLIKTAKIKAD, encoded by the coding sequence ATGAGCATTCAACAACACGCCCAACACATCACCCGCAGACCCCTGCTGGCCGCCCTGGCGGGCATGGCACTGGCGGGCGCTATGCCCCTGGCGCACGCACAGCCAGCGGCCTTCCCGAGCAAGCCCATCACCATGGTGGTGCCCTACCCTGCCGGGGGTGCCAACGACATGCTGGGCCGCCTGATCGGGCAGAAGATGGGCGATGCCCTGGGCACTGCGACCGTGGTGGACAACAAGCCCGGCGCAGGGGCCCTGCTGGGCGCCGGCATTGTGGCGCGCGCCCCGGCCGACGGCTACACCCTGCTGGTGGGCGGCCTGGCCACCCATGCGGCCAGCCCCAACTTGCTCAAGGCCGACTACGACCCGCTCAAAGACTTCGAGCCCATCGGCATGATCGGCAGCGCGCCCATCATCGTCATCACGGCCACCGACTCGCCCTACAAAACGCTCAAAGACGTGGTGGATGCTGCTCGCAAAGATCCGCAGGCCATCATGTACGGATCGTCGGGCAATGGCTCTCCGCTGCACTTGGCGGGCGAGCTGTTCCTGTCGATCGCCAAGGTCAACATGACCCATATCCCCTACAAGGGCGGCAACGCCCACATCATCGATTTGATTGGCGGCCGGGTGCCGGTGATCTTCGACACCGCCACCAACTCCATGCCCCTGCTGCGTGGCGGCAAGGTGCGTGCGCTGGCCGTAGGCAGTGCCAAGCGCCTGCCCGACCTGCCCGATGTGCCTACCCTGGCTGAGCTGGGCTACCCGCAGTTTGAGTTCTCGGCCTGGTACGCACTGTTTGCCCCGGCCAAGACCCCGGCCGACGTGAGCGCAAAGCTCTCTGCCGCGCTGGCCAAGACACTCAAGCTGCCCGAAGTGGCCAGCAAGCTGAACGACCTGGGCGTGTCGGTGGGCAGCGGCAACGCGGCCGAGCTGCGCGCCTTCTTGCCCGCCGAATACCAGCGCGTGGGCAACCTGATCAAGACCGCCAAGATCAAGGCCGATTGA
- a CDS encoding NAD-dependent succinate-semialdehyde dehydrogenase, producing the protein MSLPLTRPDLIRSANFIAGQWTAFDGPRLDVTNPATGAVIISVPDSGAAEALAALEAAHLAFPTWRKVPAKQRAAIIKRWNDLVLAHQDDLGALISMEQGKPLAEGKGEVAYAASYIEWFGEEATRMNGEVIPAPVPGRRMFALKEPVGVVAAITPWNFPAAMIARKIAPALAAGCTVVCKPAEDTPLTSLALVLLAHEAGVPAGVLNIVTASRQNTPAVVDVWLDDSRVRKITFTGSTPVGKHLARRSADTLKKLSLELGGNAPFIVFDDADLDAAVDGLMAAKFRNGGQTCVCPNRVFVHRSVFDTFAAKLSAKVAALKVGPASDPASQIGPMINDRAVEKIERHVNDAVAKGARVLTGGQRLAHLGPNYYAPTVLSGADASMACACEETFGPVAPLTVFDDEAEVVAQANDTPFGLAGYFYSQSIKRIWRVAEALETGIVGINEGAIAAEAAPFGGVKESGYGREGSTHGLEDYLHTKYVCQGLLD; encoded by the coding sequence CTGTCCTTGCCCCTGACCCGCCCCGACCTCATCCGCAGCGCCAACTTCATCGCCGGCCAGTGGACTGCCTTCGATGGCCCCCGCCTGGATGTCACCAACCCCGCCACCGGCGCCGTCATCATCTCGGTCCCTGACTCGGGTGCTGCCGAAGCCCTCGCAGCCCTGGAGGCCGCCCATTTGGCTTTTCCCACCTGGCGCAAAGTCCCCGCCAAGCAGCGCGCAGCCATCATCAAGCGCTGGAACGACCTAGTACTGGCCCACCAGGATGATCTGGGCGCCTTGATCTCCATGGAGCAAGGCAAGCCCCTGGCCGAAGGTAAGGGCGAAGTGGCCTATGCCGCCAGCTACATCGAGTGGTTTGGTGAAGAAGCCACGCGCATGAATGGCGAAGTCATTCCTGCCCCCGTTCCAGGCCGCCGCATGTTTGCCCTGAAGGAGCCCGTGGGTGTGGTGGCTGCCATCACGCCCTGGAACTTCCCCGCCGCCATGATTGCCCGCAAGATTGCCCCTGCCCTGGCGGCAGGGTGCACCGTGGTGTGCAAGCCTGCGGAGGACACGCCGCTGACGTCACTGGCTTTGGTGCTGCTGGCGCATGAGGCGGGGGTGCCTGCAGGGGTGCTCAACATCGTCACTGCCTCACGCCAGAACACCCCTGCGGTGGTGGATGTGTGGCTGGACGACAGCCGCGTGCGCAAGATCACGTTTACCGGCTCTACCCCCGTTGGCAAGCATTTGGCGCGGCGCAGTGCCGACACGCTTAAGAAGCTGTCTTTGGAGCTGGGCGGTAATGCACCCTTTATCGTGTTTGACGATGCCGACCTGGACGCAGCAGTGGATGGCCTGATGGCGGCCAAGTTCAGAAACGGTGGCCAGACCTGTGTGTGCCCCAACCGGGTGTTTGTGCACCGCAGCGTGTTTGACACCTTTGCCGCCAAGCTCTCGGCCAAGGTGGCTGCCCTCAAGGTAGGCCCGGCCAGTGACCCGGCCTCGCAGATTGGCCCCATGATCAATGACCGGGCGGTAGAGAAGATTGAGCGGCACGTCAACGACGCTGTGGCCAAGGGCGCCCGGGTGCTCACCGGTGGGCAGCGCCTGGCCCACCTGGGGCCCAACTACTACGCACCCACCGTGCTCAGCGGAGCAGACGCCAGCATGGCCTGTGCGTGCGAAGAAACCTTTGGGCCAGTGGCGCCGCTGACCGTGTTTGACGACGAGGCCGAGGTAGTGGCCCAGGCCAACGACACACCGTTTGGGCTGGCGGGGTACTTCTACAGCCAGAGCATCAAGCGCATCTGGCGGGTGGCCGAAGCCCTGGAAACCGGCATCGTCGGTATCAACGAAGGAGCGATTGCGGCAGAGGCGGCGCCGTTTGGCGGCGTGAAGGAGTCGGGCTATGGCCGCGAGGGATCGACCCATGGGCTGGAGGACTACCTGCACACCAAGTATGTCTGTCAGGGGTTGCTGGACTGA
- a CDS encoding UxaA family hydrolase: MPSASPVLLHLHPNDNVLVAKTALALGQDIPELGLRTRAQVPAGHKIAARRIAAGEQVKKYDTVIGVATRDLEPGDYVHSHNLQLVDYYRDPAFGADVQPVQYVPEAERATFQGFVRPGGGVGTRNFIGILSSVNCSATVIKRIAAHFTPERLAAYPNVDGVAAFAQTSGCGMSSPSEHFDVLRRTLAGYARHPNLAGVLIVGLGCERNQVDSLVDSQGLKEGKLMRTMVMQDVGGTRVTIEAGIRAIEEMLPIANEARRTTVSASHLKIGLECGGSDGFSGITANPGLGAAMDILVRHGGTAILSETPEIHGVEFMLTRRAISPEVGQKLLDRLAWWEKYTAGQNAQFNGVVGHGNQAGGLANIFEKSLGSAMKGGTTPLRAVYEYAEPITENGFVFMDSPGYDPVASTGQIASGAQLICFTTGRGSMFGSKPAPTIKLASNTPMFTRLEEDMDINCGVVIDGECTVAELGQRIFDQILRHASGEETKSELLGLGDHEFVPWHMGIVS, encoded by the coding sequence ATGCCCTCTGCCAGCCCCGTGCTGCTGCACCTGCACCCCAACGACAACGTGCTGGTGGCCAAAACCGCCTTGGCCCTGGGCCAGGACATTCCAGAGCTGGGCCTGCGCACGCGCGCCCAGGTGCCCGCTGGACACAAGATTGCCGCGCGCCGCATTGCTGCGGGCGAGCAGGTCAAAAAATACGACACGGTGATCGGCGTGGCTACGCGCGACCTGGAGCCCGGTGACTACGTGCACAGCCACAACCTGCAACTGGTGGACTACTACCGCGACCCGGCCTTTGGCGCTGATGTACAGCCCGTTCAGTATGTGCCCGAGGCCGAACGCGCCACCTTCCAGGGCTTTGTGCGGCCGGGCGGCGGCGTGGGCACGCGCAACTTCATCGGCATCCTGTCGTCGGTGAACTGCTCGGCCACCGTCATCAAGCGCATTGCCGCGCACTTCACACCCGAGCGGCTGGCCGCCTACCCCAACGTGGATGGCGTGGCCGCCTTTGCCCAGACCAGCGGCTGCGGCATGTCCTCGCCCAGCGAGCATTTTGATGTGCTGCGCCGCACGTTGGCTGGCTACGCACGCCACCCCAACCTGGCGGGCGTGCTCATAGTGGGCCTGGGGTGTGAGCGCAATCAGGTGGATTCGCTGGTCGATTCGCAGGGTCTGAAAGAAGGCAAGCTCATGCGCACCATGGTGATGCAGGACGTGGGTGGCACCCGCGTGACGATTGAGGCAGGCATCCGCGCCATTGAAGAAATGCTGCCCATCGCCAACGAAGCGCGGCGCACCACCGTGAGCGCCAGCCACCTCAAGATTGGGCTGGAGTGCGGTGGTTCGGATGGCTTCTCGGGCATCACTGCCAACCCCGGCCTGGGCGCGGCCATGGACATCCTGGTGCGCCACGGCGGCACCGCCATCCTGAGCGAGACGCCCGAAATCCACGGCGTGGAGTTCATGCTCACCCGCCGCGCCATCAGCCCCGAAGTGGGCCAGAAGCTGCTGGACCGCCTGGCCTGGTGGGAGAAGTACACCGCAGGCCAAAACGCGCAGTTCAACGGCGTGGTGGGCCACGGCAACCAGGCCGGTGGCCTGGCGAACATCTTTGAAAAATCGCTGGGCAGCGCGATGAAGGGCGGCACCACCCCGCTGCGCGCGGTGTACGAATACGCCGAGCCCATCACTGAAAACGGCTTTGTGTTCATGGACTCTCCCGGCTACGACCCTGTCGCCTCCACCGGCCAGATCGCCAGCGGTGCGCAGCTCATCTGCTTTACCACCGGCCGTGGCTCCATGTTTGGCAGCAAGCCTGCGCCCACCATCAAGCTGGCCAGCAACACGCCCATGTTCACCCGGCTGGAAGAAGACATGGACATCAACTGCGGCGTGGTGATTGACGGCGAATGCACCGTGGCCGAGCTAGGCCAGCGCATTTTTGACCAGATCCTGCGCCATGCCAGCGGTGAGGAAACCAAGAGCGAACTGCTGGGCCTGGGCGACCATGAGTTTGTGCCGTGGCACATGGGGATTGTGAGTTGA